From the genome of Clostridiaceae bacterium:
TGAACTTATTGCTTCCGAGAATTTTGTCAGCAAAGCAGTAATGGAAGCTATGGGTACTCCTTTAACAAACAAATACGCAGAGGGGTATCCTGGAAAAAGATATTATGGTGGATGCGAATGGGTTGACGTAGTTGAGCAGATTGCCATTGACAGGGCAAAACAGCTTTTTGGCGCTGAACATGCCAATGTGCAACCTCATTCAGGTTCTCAGGCCAATACAGCAGTATATTTAGCAGTATTAAAACCTGGCGATACAATTCTCGGTATGAATCTATCCCATGGGGGACATTTAACTCATGGAATGTCTTTAAATATTTCAGGAAAATATTTTAATGTGGTAAGTTATGGTGTCAGGGAAGATACATGCTGCATTGATTATGATGAAGTAAGAAAGATTGCTAAAGAAAGCAAGCCGAATATTATTGTTGCAGGTGCAAGCGCCTACCCAAGGATTATCGATTTTAAAGCATTCAGGGAAATTGCTGATGAAGTTGGAGCATATCTGATGGTTGATATGGCACATATTGCAGGGCTAGTTGCAGCCGGTCTCCATCCAAATCCCGTTCCCTATGCGCATTTTGTAACTACCACTACCCACAAGACATTAAGAGGGCCAAGAGGCGGAATGATCCTTTGCAAAGAAGAATTTGCAAAGGCTATTAACAGTGCCGTTTTCCCCGGCATTCAGGGCGGACCTCTAATGCATGTCATAGCTGCAAAGGCTGTAAGCTTTAAAGAAGCTCTCTCACCGGAGTTTAATGAGTATCAAAAACAGATTGTTAAAAATGCCGCAGCTTTGGCAAAAGCTCTTATGGAAAAAGGCTTTAATTTGGTAACGAATGGTACAGACAACCATTTAATTCTTGTAGATCTTTGCAATAAAGAAATTACAGGTAAAGAAGCTCAGAACATGCTTGATGAAGTAAATATTACTGTAAACAAGAATGGAATACCTTTTGATAAGAAACCTCCCTTTGTTACAAGCGGTATAAGAATCGGAACTCCTGCTGTAACAACAAGAGGCATGAAAGAAGAAGATATGGTAGAAATTGCAGATCTGATTCATCTGGCTTTAACTGATTTTGAAAACACAAAAGAGCAGGTTAAGGAAAGAGTTAAGAAGCTTTGTGAAAAGCATCCTTTATATAGATAGTATCATACCGGCTCAATAACAAATTAAGGTGAAACTTATAAGTTTCCCTTTTTTTGCTGCTCTTGAACTGGTAAATTTTTAGGTGGTATGGCAATGATTAAAAGTAATGAGCCCCTGGCATATAGAATGTGCCCCAGAACTTTAGAGGAGTTTGTGGGACAGGAGGAAATAGTCGGCAAAGGAAAATTATTATACAGAATGATCAAAGCTGACAGAATCTCTTCTATAATACTCTATGGCCCTCCAGGTACCGGAAAAACCTCTCTTGCCAGGATAATTGCTTCCACCACCAAAACAAATTTTGAAAAGCTAAATGCAGTTACATCAGGAGTAGCAGACATTAAGAGAGTTATAGCCGATACACTGAATCCCATGCTGAACCCATCCGGAAGAACTGTTCTTTTTATAGATGAGATTCACAGATTTAATAAAGCTCAGCAGGATGCCTTATTGCCATATGTGGAAGATGGTACTATCGTATTAATAGGTGCTACCACTGAAAATCCCTTTTTTGAAGTTAATAAAGCTTTGATTTCAAGATCTTCGGTCTTTATGCTAAAGCCACTGAAAAAAGAGGATATACTTAAGGTGCTTAAAAATGCTTTGAAAGACGAAGAAAGAGGATATGGAAAATATGATATTACTATAGAAGAAGCAGCATTGGAAAAAATTGCTGAACTTTCAAACGGTGATGCAAGAATAGGGCTTAATGCTCTAGAGCTGGCAGTTATAACTACAGATCCAGGTAAAGACGGCTCCATATTTATAGATGTAGACACTGTTTTGGAATGTATACAAAAAAGGCCTATCAACTTTGATAAAACAGGTGACGCCCACTATGACAACATAAGTGCCTTTATTAAATCTATGAGAGGAAGTGATCCTGACGCGGCAGTATTCTATCTTGCCAGAGCTCTTTATGGAGGAGAAGATCCTGAATTTCTGGCACGCAGGATAATAATTTGTGCATCCGAGGATGTGGGTATGGCGAATCCAAATGCATTGCTGGTGGCAGTTGCGGCAGCAGAAGCTGTCAGGATGATAGGGATGCCTGAAGCCAGGATTATATTGTCTCATGCTGCAATAATGGTGGCTACAAGCCCTAAATCAAATGCATGCTATACTGCAATTGACAATGCATTATCAGACATAGCCACCAAAAGAACCGGAGAAGTTCCAATGCATCTTAGAAATCCTGTAACACCTGAAATGAAGGAACTAGGCTATGGAAAAGGTTATAAGTATGCCCATGATTATCCTGGAAATATTACAGAACAGGACTATTTACCGGAAGAAATAAGAGGTACAATATATTATAAGCCTACTGAAAATGGATTTGAAGGCAGGATAAAAG
Proteins encoded in this window:
- a CDS encoding replication-associated recombination protein A, whose amino-acid sequence is MIKSNEPLAYRMCPRTLEEFVGQEEIVGKGKLLYRMIKADRISSIILYGPPGTGKTSLARIIASTTKTNFEKLNAVTSGVADIKRVIADTLNPMLNPSGRTVLFIDEIHRFNKAQQDALLPYVEDGTIVLIGATTENPFFEVNKALISRSSVFMLKPLKKEDILKVLKNALKDEERGYGKYDITIEEAALEKIAELSNGDARIGLNALELAVITTDPGKDGSIFIDVDTVLECIQKRPINFDKTGDAHYDNISAFIKSMRGSDPDAAVFYLARALYGGEDPEFLARRIIICASEDVGMANPNALLVAVAAAEAVRMIGMPEARIILSHAAIMVATSPKSNACYTAIDNALSDIATKRTGEVPMHLRNPVTPEMKELGYGKGYKYAHDYPGNITEQDYLPEEIRGTIYYKPTENGFEGRIKEWLDKRRKQK
- a CDS encoding serine hydroxymethyltransferase, which encodes MSWTDKIKIIDPEVAEAIENEALRQEYKIELIASENFVSKAVMEAMGTPLTNKYAEGYPGKRYYGGCEWVDVVEQIAIDRAKQLFGAEHANVQPHSGSQANTAVYLAVLKPGDTILGMNLSHGGHLTHGMSLNISGKYFNVVSYGVREDTCCIDYDEVRKIAKESKPNIIVAGASAYPRIIDFKAFREIADEVGAYLMVDMAHIAGLVAAGLHPNPVPYAHFVTTTTHKTLRGPRGGMILCKEEFAKAINSAVFPGIQGGPLMHVIAAKAVSFKEALSPEFNEYQKQIVKNAAALAKALMEKGFNLVTNGTDNHLILVDLCNKEITGKEAQNMLDEVNITVNKNGIPFDKKPPFVTSGIRIGTPAVTTRGMKEEDMVEIADLIHLALTDFENTKEQVKERVKKLCEKHPLYR